The window TCCTAAGATCGCTTGCCAATATTAATTGCAGACAAGTGAAAGGTAATGAGGCTGTTTCGCTTTCGCTGCCCAAAAGATAGAATACCAATCTGAatgtaatttattttccaatAATTTTTCCACCTGTCTTTCCCATTACATCAACCTCTTGGACATAGAGTAGGACGCAGATGACCTTTGTGGAGTAATCAAATAGATTTTTCTGCTCTATTACTTCGGAATTGGTTTATCCCACTTACAAAATCCAGCAATTTTCATTGCATTAGTACAGACCATTGATCCCGGAAATTTCCAGTTTCAAATACATATAGAAAAAGCAGTGCCAAAtaacaagaagatttttttttcccttcaataATTGGAAATTTCTTGATAGTTTCTCGACATGGAGTGATaaaattatttacaaaataTTTCCCTAACTGAAGTACAAGAAACAGAAAGCTACTCCTCTatcaatcattaaaaaaatactatAGCGACAGAATTCAATACATAGTGCATAATAGGTAGATAGATAGATTAGGAGATGGAATGTCGTCGATCTCTGCTGGGCTTTGTTCGACTTTTGGAATCAGAAGGCTTGACTCCATCCATCTGCACAAATGAAGACAGCCGCCCAAGTTTTTTCGACATAGAGTTGATAAATGACTTTCGAGGCAATGGGGGCTTATTAGCCGATGGAGTGATCCTCGATGGAGTACTTGTGACCGATTTCTCAAGTTCTTTTAACCGCATTTGCATCCTCACCAGCTCTATTTTCAGCTCCTCATTTTCTCTCCTTAATCTTGAGAGCTCATCATGCGCTGGATGGTAATCTGAGGGAAACAAATTTAATTTATGGGTCAGACCAGGAGATTCTTCACCCATGCCGCTGCCATTCATGACATCTCGAAGGCGTTGTTGCTCATAGTATAGCACTTGAACCACAGTCTGAACAGGTAGCCGGTCATTCTGAGCCACATGGGCACAGGCCTCCCTTGACAGCTTCTGGCAGTCCATCAAGCTGCAAACCTTCTTTCTCTCCATTTCACTCAAAGCAGGATGAGTCTGCACATTTGTGAGAAAAGCTGATCAGAACAATTTCTAATTTTCTACACAATAAAATGATCTCATATTTTCAAGAACTATTGTTGTACCAAAAAACATAAATCTTTCTTAAGAACTACTGACATGGGAACAATTTATATGTAGTATAGCCAAAAATTCCTATGCTGAAACTATTGAAATGCCCAGGGAGTATAAAGGAAAGAACTATCTTCCAATAAAAGTAGGAATAGAGAAGCTAGTGTTGTCGAAAAGGTAATTGCATCACTTTAGAGGAAGCGTCTATATTTCATTAGATAATATGCTTCCAGTAACCTTTACTTAATAGCTATGAACATATATAACATGTCTACAGAAATGTCACACAAGTGAATGCACCTTCAAGTAGATATCTATGGCTCTGTACATGCCATCTTCTGTTATCCTTGCTTGTTCTGGAATCAACTCGGCAAGACTGATGAATCTTGAAACAGATAAGTTGCGATCTGAAGCTATTTCAGCTAGGTAGCTCTCCATTAATTTTCCAACCCACTCTAAGTCACTGGTAGGAGGGGAGACATACTCATCATCCACATTATAACATGAGCGGGTGCTATCCACTCCATATTCTATGTAATTCATCAGGATCTGCCGCACTGTGTCAACATCAAACAATGTATCCCCAGCGAAGGAGAAGGATGGTATCAATAGATCATCCAGCACTGCCTGACCGAGTTGCAGACCCATCCTTTTCTCCAAATCAAGCCTGCAAGCAACTGTTGTCTCAAGATATATTGCTGCACGTAACAGCATGGAGAGAAAGCTAACAGACATTGCATTCTTCTCACTTGGCAAAAGACTCACAATTGTCTCCAGAATGATCCTCTTCTCATGTTCCTGGTTTGGTTCAATGTTCTTTCTGCCCTTTCCAAATATTTCCTGCACCAAGCTTTTAAATTAGATACACAGATACATCTAAAGAAGCAGTTGAAGTCTTTAAAGTGATTTCTCACCAAACCTCGGAGAGATTTCTGTGCGTAAAGCATGAGTACTGGACCAAGTGCATATTTTTTAAAGCCTCTTGCCAAAATTGCGATGAGAACCCGTTGAAAAATATCAATTCTGAGAATAGTAAGGTCTTCAGCCCACCAATCTACAATGGTTTTAAGGTGAGCTGCAGATGAAGAATTAACACTCTCAAGCCTATTTTCAGTTCTACCCAGAAGACTGAATTGGCTATTCTTGCAGGCTATGTAAGCCACAGCATCTATGCATCGGCCAACCAATTTTACCTTCTCTGCCATAGGAAAGAGATTTTCAGATTGATGCAAAACAGAGATGGCCCCTGCAAGGCTATTCAGTGTCACTTCACTGAAGTAGTCCTCTGTTCTACTCACTAGGTTCCCAACTGCGTAGTCCTCCGTCATCTCAAGGTACTCTGCCACGCATCTAAGCATGGCAATGTTCTCTGAACTTATCTCGAAGTTTATACCATAACAGAATTTGGCTGCCAATTCGAAAGCTTCTGCCCCACCTGGAACATCAGTGATTTCAATGACAGAGACATCAGCATCACTAGCTTCCGAGACTATTTTCCTTATGTATCCACACTTCGAGACCAATGGGAACTGCAATTAAAGTTACAAGGTATCAGATTGGATTCAAATCATGGTCTAGATTCACAATTCAAGGAAAGGATGTTGAGTATGTATATAGTATAAGGTACTATCTAGTCTAAGGAACAGTCTTCTGACTATAGACACTGGTTTATTCTGATGTTATTCATATTTGTTATAGAAAGCATACTTGTTATAGAAAGAAGAACAAAGATCAAGTGGGCTACCTTGTGCAACGAGAAAGACGATCCACCTGCGTGAATTGTGACATCACTTGGGATCTCTTGGGAGAAAATCCTGTTAAATTCAAAATAACATATGAAGATGATTCAAGTTCACACATTACAATATTCAAAATAAAACTCACTAAGACCTCTCAACTGTTTTCATTTTCAACAATTATTCATTTCACAAGTAAATAAGAAGATGGTtcattgaaagagagagagagtgagagaagagagagagagagagagagagagagagagagagagagagaccagtCACTAGTTCTCTTCATAGCAGTGGAGAGGAGCTCTTTCTTCTTGGTAGACATATTGGAAGTAGGGGGTGCAGCTTCCCCCTGACCTGGCTCCACCATGGTTGTGATCCTGAAGGTATTCTTAACCTGTTGTGTTGCTGTTGCTGCTACTCTTTGATCAAGTTCCCAGCAAATAAAGTCAGATGAAATACAAGCAGACTTTAAGTAGTCAGAAAGATGCAGAGTTGCAGTGTCAGTTCATTGGTTTTGTAATAAAGCAACACCAAAGAGAAACCCCTCTAtcctatttcttctttccctatCGAGAGCTAAGATTGAAGTTGTCCAACTGGTGCTAAGAGAACTAAAACAAGTAAAGAAAACACAATCACAAGCACCAATTAATGTACAATAACTGAAATATCATCTTCAGGTTTTACTCCTCATCTTTGCTAGAGTGACAGTGCTAATGCAGGAAATATTCCTGTCCACAGAACCACACCACCTCATCCCATTTCTGCCTTTTCTTTCCTGTGATTTGGTTTAGTATTATATAGATAATATAATGTCTGGTTCAGACACGGTGTTAATAAGTTTATGCAAGAAAGAATAGGATATGCCAACCATGGAAATTTGattagaatctctctctctctctcacacgcatacacacacagacacactcATAGGTGGTTGATGCAAAGAAAAAGTCCAAATTTGACATGACTGAagatggctctctctctctctctctctcatgggtCACACAAAGGAAAGTCCAAATTTGACATGACTAAATAAGGAAGAGCATCTGATCAAATGGATTATTGGTTACCGAATTGTCATATACCCTTGGCAGGACCCATCAAATGGCCAGTGAATATGCTCTACTTGGAAGTTCGCCATTTATGTCATTGTCATCTCATGGTCCATCCTTTGAAAATGAAAACCTAAAACATGAAGAAATACAAATGGGTTtataaacaaacaatcacacaataaaCACAGGGATTCACATAGTTTGACAAGATTACCTATGTCCATGGTAAGATGAGATctgctttactatcaatgggAATAAGGTTACAACAACTCAAGGAAGGCCCTTCGGTCCTTCAGTCCTTCAGCCTCTTAACAGTCTTTCAGAATCAGCCCATTTATGTAAgcaacagaatacaagacatcttTTTACATGATAGACCAAGAAACGATATTGGTTTCTGCCAGGTCTCCAAAGAGTCAAGTCTATCGGATACTTGGAAGtcatttcattttttccccaaTAGATCAAAACAGAGAACAGAAATGATGGAAGAAGCCCATTAATCCTCTAATCTTTAGATAGTTAGAGACATTTAGAACTAACGTTGACTAGTCTTGTCCTAAACTGCATTACTCAACTTCAACAACCTCAACATCTCTGGATCCTCTTAAAATGCTAAGATTGGTTTAAGGATCCAAAATTCAACTCTTTTAACTCTCTTCTGCAGAGACCATCCTCCACCCATTGCCGACAAACCACTTCATAAACTTTCGGTGAGAATTGAATCCAAAATCCAACTCTTTTAACTCTCTTATGCAGAGACCATCCTCCACCCATTGCCGACAAACCACTTCATAAACTTTCGGTGAGAATTGAATccaaaattaattaattgattgattgaATTCTCACATAGAACTAACCTTATCTTGTTGAGACTCTTGACACA is drawn from Macadamia integrifolia cultivar HAES 741 chromosome 7, SCU_Mint_v3, whole genome shotgun sequence and contains these coding sequences:
- the LOC122084548 gene encoding BTB/POZ domain-containing protein SR1IP1-like isoform X3 is translated as MANFQVEHIHWPFDGSCQGYMTIRVAATATQQVKNTFRITTMVEPGQGEAAPPTSNMSTKKKELLSTAMKRTSDWIFSQEIPSDVTIHAGGSSFSLHKFPLVSKCGYIRKIVSEASDADVSVIEITDVPGGAEAFELAAKFCYGINFEISSENIAMLRCVAEYLEMTEDYAVGNLVSRTEDYFSEVTLNSLAGAISVLHQSENLFPMAEKVKLVGRCIDAVAYIACKNSQFSLLGRTENRLESVNSSSAAHLKTIVDWWAEDLTILRIDIFQRVLIAILARGFKKYALGPVLMLYAQKSLRGLVRNHFKDFNCFFRCICVSNLKAWCRKYLERAERTLNQTRNMRRGSFWRQLLDLEKRMGLQLGQAVLDDLLIPSFSFAGDTLFDVDTVRQILMNYIEYGVDSTRSCYNVDDEYVSPPTSDLEWVGKLMESYLAEIASDRNLSVSRFISLAELIPEQARITEDGMYRAIDIYLKTHPALSEMERKKVCSLMDCQKLSREACAHVAQNDRLPVQTVVQVLYYEQQRLRDVMNGSGMGEESPGLTHKLNLFPSDYHPAHDELSRLRRENEELKIELVRMQMRLKELEKSVTSTPSRITPSANKPPLPRKSFINSMSKKLGRLSSFVQMDGVKPSDSKSRTKPSRDRRHSIS
- the LOC122084548 gene encoding BTB/POZ domain-containing protein SR1IP1-like isoform X2, with protein sequence MANFQVEHIHWPFDGSCQGVAATATQQVKNTFRITTMVEPGQGEAAPPTSNMSTKKKELLSTAMKRTSDWIFSQEIPSDVTIHAGGSSFSLHKFPLVSKCGYIRKIVSEASDADVSVIEITDVPGGAEAFELAAKFCYGINFEISSENIAMLRCVAEYLEMTEDYAVGNLVSRTEDYFSEVTLNSLAGAISVLHQSENLFPMAEKVKLVGRCIDAVAYIACKNSQFSLLGRTENRLESVNSSSAAHLKTIVDWWAEDLTILRIDIFQRVLIAILARGFKKYALGPVLMLYAQKSLRGLEIFGKGRKNIEPNQEHEKRIILETIVSLLPSEKNAMSVSFLSMLLRAAIYLETTVACRLDLEKRMGLQLGQAVLDDLLIPSFSFAGDTLFDVDTVRQILMNYIEYGVDSTRSCYNVDDEYVSPPTSDLEWVGKLMESYLAEIASDRNLSVSRFISLAELIPEQARITEDGMYRAIDIYLKTHPALSEMERKKVCSLMDCQKLSREACAHVAQNDRLPVQTVVQVLYYEQQRLRDVMNGSGMGEESPGLTHKLNLFPSDYHPAHDELSRLRRENEELKIELVRMQMRLKELEKSVTSTPSRITPSANKPPLPRKSFINSMSKKLGRLSSFVQMDGVKPSDSKSRTKPSRDRRHSIS
- the LOC122084548 gene encoding BTB/POZ domain-containing protein SR1IP1-like isoform X1; translation: MANFQVEHIHWPFDGSCQGYMTIRVAATATQQVKNTFRITTMVEPGQGEAAPPTSNMSTKKKELLSTAMKRTSDWIFSQEIPSDVTIHAGGSSFSLHKFPLVSKCGYIRKIVSEASDADVSVIEITDVPGGAEAFELAAKFCYGINFEISSENIAMLRCVAEYLEMTEDYAVGNLVSRTEDYFSEVTLNSLAGAISVLHQSENLFPMAEKVKLVGRCIDAVAYIACKNSQFSLLGRTENRLESVNSSSAAHLKTIVDWWAEDLTILRIDIFQRVLIAILARGFKKYALGPVLMLYAQKSLRGLEIFGKGRKNIEPNQEHEKRIILETIVSLLPSEKNAMSVSFLSMLLRAAIYLETTVACRLDLEKRMGLQLGQAVLDDLLIPSFSFAGDTLFDVDTVRQILMNYIEYGVDSTRSCYNVDDEYVSPPTSDLEWVGKLMESYLAEIASDRNLSVSRFISLAELIPEQARITEDGMYRAIDIYLKTHPALSEMERKKVCSLMDCQKLSREACAHVAQNDRLPVQTVVQVLYYEQQRLRDVMNGSGMGEESPGLTHKLNLFPSDYHPAHDELSRLRRENEELKIELVRMQMRLKELEKSVTSTPSRITPSANKPPLPRKSFINSMSKKLGRLSSFVQMDGVKPSDSKSRTKPSRDRRHSIS